A part of Bacteroidota bacterium genomic DNA contains:
- a CDS encoding PaaI family thioesterase, producing MTNTLIEKYNLQNHFGRLIGMDFAILKAGEVDYNLVISEKHLATPLSAHGGLISSLVDAALGVAGLSAVYEENKVVSTIEYKINFLNPALINDKLLAKAKVEQKGKRILIISCDVFAVNRKNLVIAKALGTFNSYDAAKAGY from the coding sequence GTGACAAATACACTCATTGAAAAATATAATTTACAAAACCATTTCGGCCGTTTGATTGGAATGGACTTTGCCATCCTTAAAGCCGGTGAAGTAGATTATAATCTAGTTATTTCGGAAAAGCATCTTGCTACACCATTATCTGCACATGGAGGGTTAATATCTTCTTTAGTTGATGCTGCGTTGGGCGTGGCCGGACTTTCGGCTGTATACGAGGAAAACAAAGTAGTGAGTACAATTGAATACAAAATAAATTTCTTAAACCCCGCACTCATAAACGATAAGCTATTAGCCAAGGCCAAAGTTGAACAAAAAGGCAAAAGAATATTAATAATCAGCTGTGATGTGTTTGCTGTGAATAGAAAAAACTTGGTAATAGCAAAAGCACTCGGCACATTTAACAGTTACGATGCCGCTAAAGCCGGCTATTAG